The following are encoded in a window of Drosophila simulans strain w501 chromosome 3L, Prin_Dsim_3.1, whole genome shotgun sequence genomic DNA:
- the LOC6737337 gene encoding FH1/FH2 domain-containing protein 3 isoform X4, translating into MIVKMEPDELITFRVQYLVDSDPLSACTAFPIPVRAPTYAFATTMPLANQLGTILRLLNAPQSIDDAAIQVYKDGDYGAYLDLESSLAEQAEEIEGVNVSRKNSLVVRTQLNVRVHAIIEKLLSAQGSDLRRALFSLKQVFQEDKDLVHAFVALGGLNCLVRVGNCADQNYQNYILRALGQVMLYVDGMNGVMKHEPTMQWLYSLIASNYRSVVKTALKLLLVFVEYAESNCYVLVSAIHAVDASQGTLPWSNIMRLLKDYDNADAELVIYATSLINKTLAGLNDQDSFYDESDLLEQQGMETVIQRYMSKPGTDLDLLDQLQLYEAVLKFEDGESDGQRLPQNSMRKTQRYRPGTNTTERRKSRRHSTDNSPASLTKVLPTTVLRMTPTQATVDEDSSGSTNSTEFSGGLFNEKKPRDGAGVTPGLRRRRERAERHKSFLKEQQEAAANGIFAALEQREGLGQIVTAIPATIQTGDSPPQSLQHEVPPCNNISGITNISNNNISNLSCNDTPNNSLLVMSPSKQLLTGSHSISIINNSFDKASNNNQSEFLTKKNLFRERNSTVINGIMKNIQQTDSAYKKYENEANRLNNYYSQSPKHQIHQPIQSTPEVLLSPKKTLNASGFDFTPAPLSSTPVKCDVLPEPEPLSPAKKPAAAAPPPPPPPPPPPPPPGWWHAPIYNSPPARTLTSTNPELLPHPVDPSDMESEDKQLLLQLKRDHTVKDLTQKLSNLPMSPTQDSANRALVGDMSGLISKAKEGLAKSKSKGEISRSSSVDQDVKKSEPKKSENELHWEELVRNMTRPLNLCDMDFTDLRDDDEKDVLAPRSLGAGIPPPPPPLGGAIAPPPMMPPSLAPPPMYGYGGSLTNSVNSLNGSINGELVNGNNTIKKNKKTVKLFWKEVREDMIPQVVGKTIWDELPDANVDTQKLEHLFESRAKDLMTKKQQELNKSKEIIVLDHKRSNAINIAITKLPPPRAIKTAILKMDATVVTREGIDKLLNMLPTDEERGKIQEAQLSNPELPLGSAEQFLLTLASISELEARLKLWAFRLDFDNSEKEIAEPLMDLKQGIEILRQNRTFRSILSTLLSVGIFLNGAPVKGFQIEYLAKVPEVKDTVHKHSLLHHLCHMVMESSSDTSDLYSEIGPITRASKADFTDLAHNLNQLEAECKACWDRLKLIAKHDCPPPLKQKLVDFLADCAERIIILQIVHRRVMNRYRKFLLWLGMPQHSVAESRPNEFCRTLSEFALEYRTTRERVQQQLEKKANHRERNKTRGKLIIDMAKFKTKDDVADDELKKLLDTSSADQADGTLTWRRRRAEQLRSPITRQSEEQFTDGDDEILESLVKTATKAPGTRTTPRERKRTRHADRKSLRRTLKNGLTEEEKQHVAALIQTY; encoded by the exons CCGCAAGAATTCGCTGGTGGTGCGAACGCAGTTAAATGTGCGCGTGCATGCCATAATTG AGAAACTGCTCTCCGCACAGGGCAGTGACCTGCGGCGTGCTCTCTTCTCGCTGAAGCAGGTGTTCCAGGAGGATAAGGATCTGGTGCACGCCTTCGTGGCCCTCGGCGGCCTCAATTGCTTGGTGCGCGTGGGCAATTGTGCGGATCAAAACTATCAGAATTACATTCTGCGGGCCCTCGGTCAG GTCATGCTCTATGTGGACGGAATGAACGGCGTGATGAAGCATGAGCCGACGATGCAGTGGCTCTACTCGCTGATTGCCTCCAATTACCGATCCGTGGTGAAGACCGCCCTCAAGTTGTTGCTGGTCTTCGTGGAGTACGCCGAGTCCAACTGCTATGTGCTGGTCAGTGCCATTCACGCAGTGGACGCTTCCCAGGGCACACTGCCGTGGTCAAATATAATGAG ACTGCTTAAGGACTATGACAATGCTGATGCCGAGCTGGTGATCTATGCCACTTCGCTGATTAACAAAACCCTGGCGGGTCTGAATGATCAGGACAGCTTCTACGACGAAAGCGATCTTCTAGAGCAGCAGGGCATGGAGACTGTGATCCAGCGTTATATGTCCAAGCCGGGCACTGATTTGGATCTGCTCGATCAGTTGCAACTGTATGAGGCGGTGCTCAA attTGAGGATGGTGAGTCGGATGGACAGCGTTTGCCGCAGAACTCAATGCGAAAAACGCAACGCTATCGTCCGGGAACCAATACGACTGAAAGACGCAAGTCGCGTCGCCATAGCACAGATAATAGTCCCGCATCACTTACAAAGGTCCTGCCCACCACTGTCCTCCGGATGACACCTACACAAGCTACGGTGGATGAGGATAGTTCTGGCTCCACCAACTCAACAGAATTTAGCGGCGGTCTCTTTAATGAGAAGAAAC CTCGTGATGGTGCAGGCGTGACTCCAGGACTTCGAAGAAGACGAGAGCGGGCGGAGCGGCACAAGAGTTTTCTGAAAGAGCAACAGGAGGCGGCGGCCAATGGAATCTTCGCTGCTCTCGAGCAGCGGGAGGGACTGG gccaaattGTAACCGCCATACCCGCCACCATTCAAACCGGCGACAGTCCGCCTCAGTCCTTGCAACATGAGGTGCCACCGTgcaacaacatcagcggcaTCACCAAcattagcaacaacaatatcaGCAACCTTAGCTGCAATGACACGCCGAACAACAGTCTCTTGGTGATGAGTCCTAGCAAGCAACTGCTCACGGGAAGCCACAGCATCTCCATTATTAACAACAGCTTCGACAAGGCGAGCAATAACAATCAGAGCGAGTTCCTGACCAAGAAGAACCTATTCCGGGAACGCAATTCAACTGTGATCAATGGTATTATGAAGAATATCCAGCAAACCGATAGTGCCTATAAGAAGTACGAGAACGAAGCGAACCGACTGAACAACTACTACAGTCAGTCGCCGAAACATCAGATCCATCAGCCCATTCAGTCAACGCCGGAGGTCCTTTTGAGTCCCAAGAAAACGCTAAATGCCTCTGGGTTTGATTTCACGCCCGCTCCCCTCAGTTCCACCCCGGTTAAGTGTGATGTCCTGCCGGAACCGGAGCCATTGAGTCCGGCCAAGAAACCCGCTGCGGCAgcaccaccgcctcctccaccgccaccgccgccaccaccgccacctgGTTGGTGGCACGCCCCCATCTACAACAGCCCGCCAGCTCGAACCCTAACCAGTACTAACCCAGAGCTGCTGCCGCATCCTGTGGATCCTTCAG ATATGGAAAGCGAGGAcaagcagctgctcctccagctgaaGCGGGACCACACGGTCAAGGATCTCACCCAGAAGCTGAGCAACCTGCCAATGAGTCCCACTCAGGATTCCGCGAATCGCGCCCTCGTCGGCGATATGTCCGGTCTGATTTCGAAAGCCAAAGAGGGTCTGGCCAAGAGCAAGAGCAAGGGAGAGATATCCAg ATCTTCCAGTGTCGATCAGGATGTAAAGAAGTCTGAGCCCAAGAAGTCGGAAAATGAACTTCACTGGGAGGAACTGGTTAGGAATATGACAAGGCCCCTAAATCTTTGCGATATGGACTTTACGGATCTGAGGGATGATGACGAGAAGGATGTGCTGGCCCCTCGAAGTTTGGGTGCAGGTATACCCCCGCCGCCTCCCCCGCTGGGTGGTGCCATTGCGCCACCGCCCATGATGCCTCCCAGCCTGGCACCTCCACCCATGTACGGATATGGCGGCAGTCTAACCAACAGTGTTAACTCGTTGAATGGTTCTATAAATGGGGAACTGGTCAATGGTAATAACACCATCAAAAAGAACAAGAAAACG GTCAAGCTCTTCTGGAAGGAAGTGCGCGAGGACATGATACCGCAGGTGGTGGGCAAGACCATTTGGGATGAGCTGCCCGATGCCAACGTGGACACCCAGAAGCTCGAACATCTCTTTGAGTCCCGGGCCAAAGACTTGATGACCAAG aaacaacaagagcTGAACAAGAGCAAAGAGATCATCGTGCTTGATCACAAGCGCTCCAATGCCATCAATATTGCGATCACCAAGCTGCCTCCTCCGAGGGCCATTAAGACGGCCATCCTCAAGATGGATGCCACTGTGGTCACTCGGGAGGGAATCGACAAGCTACTCAATATGCTGCCCACCGATGAGGAGCGTGGCAAGATCCAGGAGGCCCAATTATCCAACCCAGAGTTGCCCCTGGGCAGCGCCGAGCAGTTCCTGTTGACCCTGGCCTCCATTTCGGAGCTGGAAGCTCGCCTGAAATTGTGGGCTTTCCGTCTGGACTTTGACAACAGTGAG AAAGAGATTGCGGAACCGCTGATGGACCTCAAGCAAGGCATTGAGATCCTGCGTCAGAATCGCACCTTCCGCAGCATCCTATCTACTCTGCTGTCTGTGGGCATCTTTTTGAATGGAGCTCCCGTCAAGGGATTCCAGATCGAGTATCTGGCAAAGGTTCCGGAAGTGAAGGACACGGTGCACAAACACTCGCTGCTGCACCACCTCTGCCACATGGTCATGGAGTCGAGCAGTGATACCAGTGATCTGTACTCCGAGATCGGACCCATTACCCGAGCCTCCAAGGCGGATTTCACGGACTTGGCGCACAATCTCAATCAGTTGGAGGCGGAGTGCAAGGCATGCTGGGATCGTCTGAAACTAATTGCCAAACACGACTGCCCGCCACCTTTAAAGCAGAAGCTGGTGGATTTCCTGGCCGATTGTGCGGAGCGCATCATCATCCTGCAAATCGTCCATCGACGAGTGATGAATCGCTACCGGAAGTTCCTTTTGTGGCTGGGAATGCCGCAGCACAGTGTGGCGGAATCGCGTCCCAACGAATTCTGCCGGACACTCTCTGAGTTCGCCCTGGAATACCGCACCACCCGGGAGcgggtgcagcagcagctggagaagaagGCCAACCACAGGGAGCGGAACAAGACCCGTGGCAAGCTGATCATCGATATGGCCAAGTTCAAGACCAAAGATGACGTGGCCGATGACGAGTTGAA AAAACTTCTGGACACATCGAGTGCCGACCAGGCCGATGGCACACTCACCTGGCGGAGGCGACGAGCGGAACAACTCCGCTCACCAATTACCCGCCAAAGCGAGGAGCAGTTCACCGATGGCGACGATGAGATACTGGAATCTCTGGTCAAGACCGCCACCAAGGCTCCAGGAACACGGACAACGCCGAGGGAACGGAAACGGACGCGCCACGCGGATCGCAAATCAT TACGTCGCACGCTGAAAAACGGTCTTACCGAGGAGGAGAAACAGCACGTGGCTGCCTTGATACAAACCTATTAG
- the LOC6737337 gene encoding FH1/FH2 domain-containing protein 3 isoform X5, whose protein sequence is MIVKMEPDELITFRVQYLVDSDPLSACTAFPIPVRAPTYAFATTMPLANQLGTILRLLNAPQSIDDAAIQVYKDGDYGAYLDLESSLAEQAEEIEGVNVSRKNSLVVRTQLNVRVHAIIEKLLSAQGSDLRRALFSLKQVFQEDKDLVHAFVALGGLNCLVRVGNCADQNYQNYILRALGQVMLYVDGMNGVMKHEPTMQWLYSLIASNYRSVVKTALKLLLVFVEYAESNCYVLVSAIHAVDASQGTLPWSNIMRLLKDYDNADAELVIYATSLINKTLAGLNDQDSFYDESDLLEQQGMETVIQRYMSKPGTDLDLLDQLQLYEAVLKFEDGESDGQRLPQNSMRKTQRYRPGTNTTERRKSRRHSTDNSPASLTKVLPTTVLRMTPTQATVDEDSSGSTNSTEFSGGLFNEKKPRDGAGVTPGLRRRRERAERHKSFLKEQQEAAANGIFAALEQREGLDMESEDKQLLLQLKRDHTVKDLTQKLSNLPMSPTQDSANRALVGDMSGLISKAKEGLAKSKSKGEISRSSSVDQDVKKSEPKKSENELHWEELVRNMTRPLNLCDMDFTDLRDDDEKDVLAPRSLGAGIPPPPPPLGGAIAPPPMMPPSLAPPPMYGYGGSLTNSVNSLNGSINGELVNGNNTIKKNKKTVKLFWKEVREDMIPQVVGKTIWDELPDANVDTQKLEHLFESRAKDLMTKKQQELNKSKEIIVLDHKRSNAINIAITKLPPPRAIKTAILKMDATVVTREGIDKLLNMLPTDEERGKIQEAQLSNPELPLGSAEQFLLTLASISELEARLKLWAFRLDFDNSEKEIAEPLMDLKQGIEILRQNRTFRSILSTLLSVGIFLNGAPVKGFQIEYLAKVPEVKDTVHKHSLLHHLCHMVMESSSDTSDLYSEIGPITRASKADFTDLAHNLNQLEAECKACWDRLKLIAKHDCPPPLKQKLVDFLADCAERIIILQIVHRRVMNRYRKFLLWLGMPQHSVAESRPNEFCRTLSEFALEYRTTRERVQQQLEKKANHRERNKTRGKLIIDMAKFKTKDDVADDELKKLLDTSSADQADGTLTWRRRRAEQLRSPITRQSEEQFTDGDDEILESLVKTATKAPGTRTTPRERKRTRHADRKSLRRTLKNGLTEEEKQHVAALIQTY, encoded by the exons CCGCAAGAATTCGCTGGTGGTGCGAACGCAGTTAAATGTGCGCGTGCATGCCATAATTG AGAAACTGCTCTCCGCACAGGGCAGTGACCTGCGGCGTGCTCTCTTCTCGCTGAAGCAGGTGTTCCAGGAGGATAAGGATCTGGTGCACGCCTTCGTGGCCCTCGGCGGCCTCAATTGCTTGGTGCGCGTGGGCAATTGTGCGGATCAAAACTATCAGAATTACATTCTGCGGGCCCTCGGTCAG GTCATGCTCTATGTGGACGGAATGAACGGCGTGATGAAGCATGAGCCGACGATGCAGTGGCTCTACTCGCTGATTGCCTCCAATTACCGATCCGTGGTGAAGACCGCCCTCAAGTTGTTGCTGGTCTTCGTGGAGTACGCCGAGTCCAACTGCTATGTGCTGGTCAGTGCCATTCACGCAGTGGACGCTTCCCAGGGCACACTGCCGTGGTCAAATATAATGAG ACTGCTTAAGGACTATGACAATGCTGATGCCGAGCTGGTGATCTATGCCACTTCGCTGATTAACAAAACCCTGGCGGGTCTGAATGATCAGGACAGCTTCTACGACGAAAGCGATCTTCTAGAGCAGCAGGGCATGGAGACTGTGATCCAGCGTTATATGTCCAAGCCGGGCACTGATTTGGATCTGCTCGATCAGTTGCAACTGTATGAGGCGGTGCTCAA attTGAGGATGGTGAGTCGGATGGACAGCGTTTGCCGCAGAACTCAATGCGAAAAACGCAACGCTATCGTCCGGGAACCAATACGACTGAAAGACGCAAGTCGCGTCGCCATAGCACAGATAATAGTCCCGCATCACTTACAAAGGTCCTGCCCACCACTGTCCTCCGGATGACACCTACACAAGCTACGGTGGATGAGGATAGTTCTGGCTCCACCAACTCAACAGAATTTAGCGGCGGTCTCTTTAATGAGAAGAAAC CTCGTGATGGTGCAGGCGTGACTCCAGGACTTCGAAGAAGACGAGAGCGGGCGGAGCGGCACAAGAGTTTTCTGAAAGAGCAACAGGAGGCGGCGGCCAATGGAATCTTCGCTGCTCTCGAGCAGCGGGAGGGACTGG ATATGGAAAGCGAGGAcaagcagctgctcctccagctgaaGCGGGACCACACGGTCAAGGATCTCACCCAGAAGCTGAGCAACCTGCCAATGAGTCCCACTCAGGATTCCGCGAATCGCGCCCTCGTCGGCGATATGTCCGGTCTGATTTCGAAAGCCAAAGAGGGTCTGGCCAAGAGCAAGAGCAAGGGAGAGATATCCAg ATCTTCCAGTGTCGATCAGGATGTAAAGAAGTCTGAGCCCAAGAAGTCGGAAAATGAACTTCACTGGGAGGAACTGGTTAGGAATATGACAAGGCCCCTAAATCTTTGCGATATGGACTTTACGGATCTGAGGGATGATGACGAGAAGGATGTGCTGGCCCCTCGAAGTTTGGGTGCAGGTATACCCCCGCCGCCTCCCCCGCTGGGTGGTGCCATTGCGCCACCGCCCATGATGCCTCCCAGCCTGGCACCTCCACCCATGTACGGATATGGCGGCAGTCTAACCAACAGTGTTAACTCGTTGAATGGTTCTATAAATGGGGAACTGGTCAATGGTAATAACACCATCAAAAAGAACAAGAAAACG GTCAAGCTCTTCTGGAAGGAAGTGCGCGAGGACATGATACCGCAGGTGGTGGGCAAGACCATTTGGGATGAGCTGCCCGATGCCAACGTGGACACCCAGAAGCTCGAACATCTCTTTGAGTCCCGGGCCAAAGACTTGATGACCAAG aaacaacaagagcTGAACAAGAGCAAAGAGATCATCGTGCTTGATCACAAGCGCTCCAATGCCATCAATATTGCGATCACCAAGCTGCCTCCTCCGAGGGCCATTAAGACGGCCATCCTCAAGATGGATGCCACTGTGGTCACTCGGGAGGGAATCGACAAGCTACTCAATATGCTGCCCACCGATGAGGAGCGTGGCAAGATCCAGGAGGCCCAATTATCCAACCCAGAGTTGCCCCTGGGCAGCGCCGAGCAGTTCCTGTTGACCCTGGCCTCCATTTCGGAGCTGGAAGCTCGCCTGAAATTGTGGGCTTTCCGTCTGGACTTTGACAACAGTGAG AAAGAGATTGCGGAACCGCTGATGGACCTCAAGCAAGGCATTGAGATCCTGCGTCAGAATCGCACCTTCCGCAGCATCCTATCTACTCTGCTGTCTGTGGGCATCTTTTTGAATGGAGCTCCCGTCAAGGGATTCCAGATCGAGTATCTGGCAAAGGTTCCGGAAGTGAAGGACACGGTGCACAAACACTCGCTGCTGCACCACCTCTGCCACATGGTCATGGAGTCGAGCAGTGATACCAGTGATCTGTACTCCGAGATCGGACCCATTACCCGAGCCTCCAAGGCGGATTTCACGGACTTGGCGCACAATCTCAATCAGTTGGAGGCGGAGTGCAAGGCATGCTGGGATCGTCTGAAACTAATTGCCAAACACGACTGCCCGCCACCTTTAAAGCAGAAGCTGGTGGATTTCCTGGCCGATTGTGCGGAGCGCATCATCATCCTGCAAATCGTCCATCGACGAGTGATGAATCGCTACCGGAAGTTCCTTTTGTGGCTGGGAATGCCGCAGCACAGTGTGGCGGAATCGCGTCCCAACGAATTCTGCCGGACACTCTCTGAGTTCGCCCTGGAATACCGCACCACCCGGGAGcgggtgcagcagcagctggagaagaagGCCAACCACAGGGAGCGGAACAAGACCCGTGGCAAGCTGATCATCGATATGGCCAAGTTCAAGACCAAAGATGACGTGGCCGATGACGAGTTGAA AAAACTTCTGGACACATCGAGTGCCGACCAGGCCGATGGCACACTCACCTGGCGGAGGCGACGAGCGGAACAACTCCGCTCACCAATTACCCGCCAAAGCGAGGAGCAGTTCACCGATGGCGACGATGAGATACTGGAATCTCTGGTCAAGACCGCCACCAAGGCTCCAGGAACACGGACAACGCCGAGGGAACGGAAACGGACGCGCCACGCGGATCGCAAATCAT TACGTCGCACGCTGAAAAACGGTCTTACCGAGGAGGAGAAACAGCACGTGGCTGCCTTGATACAAACCTATTAG
- the LOC6737338 gene encoding acyl-CoA-binding protein: MADFNAILEKTKAFSKKPPTEVYLEFYGLYKQFQEGDINIEKPADAEGAAKYDAWLSRKGLSVDDAKAAYVALYEKYNPIYG, translated from the exons ATGGCCGAT TTCAACGCTATCCTCGAGAAGACCAAGGCCTTCAGCAAGAAGCCCCCAACGGAGGTGTACTTGGAGTTCTACGGCCTGTACAAGCAGTTCCAGGAGGGCGACATCAACATTGAGAAGCCCGCCGATGCCGAGGGTGCTGCTAAGTACGATGCCTGGCTGAGCCGCAAGGGACTGTCCGTCGATGACGCCAAGGCCGCCTACGTCGCTCTGTACGAGAAATACAACCCCATCTACGGATAA
- the LOC6737339 gene encoding uncharacterized protein LOC6737339 has protein sequence MLHLQLTLLSCLVVLANCKIQKQTPTNGWRDMLFGSKWLTPAPRWRESKFLPIFALVPIGPGSCSAPSGEQGNCIPSKDCVLRNGIPAGPCGGGYGVCCIFLQTCGGVIRENSTYFVNPNHPDVYDGTGSCQVTVQKLHPDICQLRLDLDMFSIAPPEAANHLCNQDQLLISGGSPTPTICGSSTGDHMYIDAGLGQSNPIVLSVITSGSFPRLWRIRVTQIHCGSISRADQGCLQYYTAISGRVRSFNYNTVGGRQLSNQDYSICIRNERNFCGIQYNACPDLENNRSRSFTLTGNSNNPVPTMVGGGGGMPPNLNGCTSDWLLIGCIRSADRIPPLPGCEDRVCGGTFSAEAGMLAKTVQSSVRPFRLYFHTDGVEAPNDIDNRGFCLDYVQQPCTNGF, from the exons ATGTTGCATCTGCAACTGACTCTGCTCTCCTGCCTCGTGGTCCTGGCCAACTGTAAAATCCAGAAACAGACTCCGACAAACGGTTGGCGCGATATGCTTTTCGGCAGCAAGTGGCTAACTCCTGCACCACGTTGGCGCGAATCCAAAT TTTTGCCCATTTTCGCCCTGGTGCCCATCGGTCCTGGCAGCTGTTCAGCGCCCTCGGGCGAACAGGGAAATTGCATTCCCAGCAAGGATTGTGTGCTGCGGAACGGCATCCCGGCCGGTCCTTGTGGCGGCGGCTATGGCGTCTGCTGCATCT TTCTTCAGACGTGCGGCGGTGTCATACGCGAGAATTCCACTTACTTTGTGAATCCCAATCACCCGGATGTCTACGACGGCACCGGAAGTTGTCAGGTAACCGTGCAAAAACTGCATCCGGACATCTGTCAGCTGCGCTTGGATCTGGATATGTTCTCGATAGCTCCGCCAGAGGCAGCCAATCATCTGTGCAACCAGGATCAGTTGCTCATATCGGGCGGCAGTCCCACGCCCACCATTTGTGGCAGTTCAACGGGAGATCACA TGTACATTGACGCGGGCCTTGGCCAGAGCAACCCGATTGTCTTGTCGGTGATCACCAGCGGAAGTTTTCCGCGTCTATGGCGCATCCGCGTCACCCAAATCCACTGTGGAAGCATCAGTCGAGCGGACCAAGGCTGTCTGCAGTACTACACGGCAATTAGTGGGCGTGTGCGCAGCTTTAATTACAACACGGTGGGTGGAAGACAACTGTCCAATCAGGACTACAGTATTTGCATCCGCAACGAGCGGAACTTTTGCGGCATTCAGTACAACGCATGTCCGGATCTGGAGAACAACAGATCCAGATCGTTCACACTCACTGGCAACTCCAACAATCCGGTGCCCAcgatggtgggtggtggtggtggcatgCCACCCAACCTAAACGGCTGCACAAGCGATTGGCTACTGATTGGCTGCATTCGATCGGCGGACAGGATTCCTCCTCTGCCGGGATGCGAGGATCGCGTCTGTGGAGGCACTTTTAGTGCGGAAGCCGGAATGCTGGCCAAAACAGTGCAAT CAAGTGTTCGTCCTTTCCGGCTTTATTTCCACACGGACGGAGTAGAAGCGCCCAATGATATAGACAACCGAGGATTTTGCCTTGATTATGTTCAGCAACCATGCACAAATGGTTTCTAG
- the LOC6737340 gene encoding uncharacterized protein LOC6737340 — MQQSQILRNLCLIVVVSSMAVMVQGVCNSCQANNVKCLNETHYSFCSDNVAPNQVLQCPDNKVCTDLAIICMDSSIVDSSCSGDADGSCPTCDGNSMFVCTSRTTFQMCDGTNLTGQVTKCKDNKICSIKSGKYCVDLCEVGDSVECDRESPL; from the exons ATGCAACAATCCCAAATCCTAAGAAATCTA tGCCTCATTGTGGTTGTAAGCTCGATGGCAGTTATGGTCCAAGGAGTGTGCAACAGTTGCCAAGCCAACAATGTGAAATGCCTGAATGAAACGCACTATAGCTTCTGCTCCGATAACGTGGCGCCCAATCAGGTCCTTCAGTGTCCAGATAACAAGGTCTGCACCGACCTGGCCATCATCTGCATGGACAGCAGTATAGTGGATAGCTCATGCTCAGGCGATGCCGATGGATCCTGCCCCACCTGCGATGGAAACAGCATGTTCGTCTGCACCAGTCGCACCACCTTCCAGATGTGCGATGGCACCAACCTAACTGGCCAGGTCACCAAGTGCAAGGACAACAAGATCTGCTCGATTAAATCGGGCAAATACTGCGTGGACCTCTGCGAAGTGGGTGATTCCGTCGAATGCGACAGGGAGAGTCCGCTATAG
- the LOC6737341 gene encoding cell wall integrity and stress response component 4 → MKAFMLTVLLSALVAPTIVSAACGQCVDAHSCIGESEFQLCYDGVRDQTINYTCPASKPICTTYGIICMPNDTNIDRGCGDVSNCGVCSESTTFACTSRTTFAVCNGDVVSANSFDCAEDFVCSVKNAVSGSPCVSRCDSSDSDICDRVLEPDVETTTTSVTPTVTTPVTPTETTTDPSTVTTDSSTGSTGDTSTGSSSVTSSDIPTDSTVTVTDSGSTTQSTATTPAFNEDTYCQEINSTGRYPIPNDTVCTSYIYCVLRSESWTGLLYNCKVQRPYFDADIVSCGTVKPSYAGCTNLV, encoded by the exons ATGAAAGCGTTCATGTTGACCGTGCTACTGAGTGCTCTTGTGGCACCGACGATTGTCAGTGCCGCATGTGGCCAGTGTGTGGATGCGCACAGTTGCATCGGTGAATCGGAGTTCCAGTTGTGCTACGATG GTGTCCGGGACCAGACTATCAACTACACCTGCCCCGCATCGAAACCCATTTGCACAACCTACGGGATTATTTGTATGCCCAACGACACGAATATAGACCGCGGCTGTGGTGATGTCTCCAATTGCGGTGTTTGCTCAGAATCCACAACTTTTGCCTGTACTTCAAGGACCACATTTGCTGTTTGCAACGGTGATGTTGTTTCCGCCAATAGTTTTGACTGTGCAGAAGATTTTGTATGCAGTGTTAAAAATGCAGTCAGTGGAAGTCCTTGTGTTTCCCGGTGCGACTCTTCCGACTCAGATATTTGTGATCGAGTTTTGGAACCCGATGTGGAAACCACCACTACATCAGTGACTCCCACTGTCACAACCCCTGTCACACCCACTGAGACTACCACAGACCCATCCACAGTCACCACTGATTCATCGACAGGATCAACTGGGGATACCTCCACTGGATCTTCTTCCGTAACTTCGTCGGACATACCAACGGACAGCACCGTGACTGTTACTGATTCAGGAAGCACTACCCAAAGTACTGCAACAACTCCAGCCTTCAATGAAGACACCTATTGCCAAGAGATCAACTCAACGGGTCGCTATCCCATACCCAATGACACAGTGTGCACTAG CTACATCTACTGTGTTCTCAGGAGTGAAAGCTGGACAGGATTGCTCTATAATTGCAAAGTGCAGAGACCCTATTTCGATGCTGATATCGTCAGCTGTGGTACTGTGAAACCATCTTATGCCGGATGCACTAATTTAGTCTAA
- the LOC6737342 gene encoding uncharacterized protein LOC6737342, which translates to MIAIAVSLYKIFKACKMQYTQLLRVLCSIVIISYMAVLVLGDTKCNVCQPNNVKCLNETHFSFCADAVPSDQVIQCPDGQVCTSLLKICFPKGSTEASCTPDAEISCPACSGSGLFVCTSRTTFQMCDEGKLIGQPTKCKDNTFCSIKSNKFCVDRCEITKSESGFECDRESPLDV; encoded by the exons ATGATAGCCATTGCAGTTAgtctttataaaatattcaaagccTGTAAAATGCAGTACACTCAACTCCTGAGAGTTTTG TGCTCCATCGTGATCATATCCTATATGGCTGTCCTTGTTCTCGGGGACACGAAATGCAATGTGTGTCAGCCAAATAATGTCAAGTGCCTGAACGAGACCCACTTTAGTTTTTGCGCGGACGCCGTTCCGTCGGATCAGGTTATCCAGTGTCCCGACGGCCAGGTTTGCACCAGCCTCCTGAAGATCTGCTTTCCCAAGGGATCGACTGAAGCTTCCTGCACCCCAGATGCCGAAATATCCTGTCCTGCCTGCAGTGGATCAGGTCTATTCGTTTGCACCAGCCGCACCACCTTCCAAATGTGTGATGAAGGCAAGCTCATCGGCCAACCAACAAAGTGCAAGGATAACACTTTCTGCTCCATTAAGTCGAATAAATTTTGTGTGGATCGGTGTGAAATAACTAAATCTGAAAGTGGATTCGAGTGCGACAGAGAGTCCCCCTTggatgtataa